The Pseudomonadota bacterium DNA segment AAATTATGCGATTCCACAGACACATATTTATCCGCGCCCGGAATTGTTTTCACCGGATACAAACTATAAAGTTCAGGTCGGCGACACCCTTGACATCAAGTTTTTCTATAATCCTGAATTGAATGAAAAAGAACTTCCAGTGCGCCCGGATGGACGAATTTCACTTCAACTCATTGATGAAATTGTTGCAGCCGGATTAACACCGGATGAATTAAAAAATCTTCTTAAAAGGAAATATGAAACAACAGAGTTAAAAAATGTTGAAATAGCGGTTGTGGTTAGATCTTTTAGCCACCAAAAAGTTTTTGTTGATGGAGAAGTAGGTGCGCCCAGATTAGTTCCAATAATGGGTCAGCTAACTGTGATGCAGGCAATTGCACAGGCTAATGGCATGAGGGAATCAGCAAGACGTTTCGAAGTTATTGTGATTCGCCG contains these protein-coding regions:
- a CDS encoding polysaccharide export protein — protein: MAEKRILMGVFCIFILVGCGGPMVLNPANYAIPQTHIYPRPELFSPDTNYKVQVGDTLDIKFFYNPELNEKELPVRPDGRISLQLIDEIVAAGLTPDELKNLLKRKYETTELKNVEIAVVVRSFSHQKVFVDGEVGAPRLVPIMGQLTVMQAIAQANGMRESARRFEVIVIRRGRDHKPMITTVNLEKVIDGTDLSQDILLMPFDIVYVPRSPIANADLWVDQYIRRLLPFALPTPLPTPTITY